The stretch of DNA agagaaaaatTGAACAGAATCCAAatccgtaaaaattattagatgtgGTATGTTCGGATGGAGTAAAGGTGgataataagaaagaaaaaaaattgtaagtgTGACAagaaattactccctccgtaccacgATATATGTCGCTCTGAcatttttacacatattaagaaaggtaattaatgttgtatggaaaagagagattatgagttgatttacaaaattgtcctttatttatggtatgaaaaaaataaattgaaaaattgaaagaagagagagtaataaatagttaaaggtataataggaaaaataacattaaatccTTCATTAGTAATATAAAGcaacatatattgtggtacaattttttttttcctaaagtAATACAGTATATATTATGGTGCGGAGAGAATAAATGGTAAAAATGCACATAAATGACAAATCTattgagaaaagaaaatgaaaaagaagagaatttaaagaaaaacaGTCTACATCACGATTGCATCACCATGGTGCTCTTTTCATCATATTCAGACATTCACAGATCACACAAACACAAAACACAGCTCACACTTTCTTTCCCTTCCACTCACTACACTTCACTTCACTTCACTTCACTCATCTACCTCACTCATCATCAACAACACACAcaactgaagaaaaaaaaacaaaacaaagaacacCAAATCCTTATTCAGATTCACCATCATTGAATTTGAAGAACAAAAAGCTTAGTTAACTCAAACATTCCATAAATTGAGTACCATTAACATTAACAATGTCTAAATCTTTCATTTTACATCCCCAAATTACCCTCACATTTATCTTCTATTTACTAATCTTATCCCCAAAACCATCTTCCTCTCTAAACATCACCGCTCTCCTCTCCACTTACCCCGACTTATCTCAATTCACCGCCCTTCTCTCCGCCGCAACTTCCCTAACCGCCGATCTCTCCCACCGTAATTCCCTCTCTCTCCTCGCCGTACCTAACTCATTTCTCTCAACTGACCCCAATCTCTCCCACCACCAACTCTCCTCCTCCGCTCTCACCGACATCCTCCGCTACCACGTCCTCCTCCAATTCTTCTCATGGTCCGACCTCcactccctccctccctccggTAAACTCGTCACCACTCTCTTCCAAACCACCGGTCGCGCCACCAATAATTTCGGTTCCGTTAACATCACTCACGATCCTCACTCTAATCTCGTTTCGATCCATTCACCTGCACCTTATTCTTCTTCAAACGCAACCCTAATTTCACAAATCAAAACCCTACCTTACAACGTCACAATCTTCACCGTTAATTCTCTCTTAATCCCTTACGGTTTCGATCTAATGGCATCGGAAACTCGACCGAGTATTCGTCTTAACATTAGTAAAACATTACTTGATGCTCATAATTTCAATATCATTTCTTCAATGCTTTCTGCTTCTGGTGTTGTTAATGAAATCGAAGCCGGTGAAGGTGGTTCCGGTATCACGTTATTTGTTCCGGTAGATAAGGCTTTCGCTGAATTACCTTCTTCAGTTGCACTTCAATCACTTGCGGCGGCTGAGAAAATCGTTGTTCTCAAAGCTCATGTTCTTCGTGCTTATTACCCTCTCGGTTCACTTCAATCCACTGCAAATCCATTACAACCTACTCTTGCCACGGAATCAATGGGCGCCGGAAGTTTCACGTTGAACATTTCGACGTTTAATGGCTCGGTTGCAATTAACACCGGCATTGTTCAGGGAGTAATTACTCAAACTGTTTTTGATCAGAATCCAATTGCTATTTTTGGTGTTAATAAAGTTTTATTGCCAAGAGAGATTTTTGGGAAGAATCCAATGGAATCCCCTGTTGACATTGCTGCTCCACCTCCCTATTATGATGCTAGTTCGCCGTCCGTGTTAGGCCAAGATTTGAGCTCAAATGTTGCTAGTGTTTATTGCTCCGAgttctttgtttttgttctttgttgTATAAATTTGTATTTAATCATATAGagtaattgttttttttctttctctcattgtattattatttttttgtggggttttgttttgattttctccACCTTATGTACACGTTAATTGCATTATTGTTATTAGTTAGGTTGCAAATGCAGTCTATTTTTTATTGCCTCTGTCATCATCTTCTTGACACCTTTTTATAGAATCATAACTATTAGTTGCACAATTGTTCTATAATAGTTAGTGATAGTGATATTGTTCAGTTTAATTGATGTAGTTTTTCCTTCTCTTTGTATTCTGATTAATTTAATCAACATTTTTCTTGTTATAGacattatttccttttttgcaCAGGATTGCAAGGTTTGGTTGCGTGTTGCAACGAACCCATTTTCTGTATTGCTATTGAAACCGTTTTTGCTTAATTCATACTTACCTGGTGTTTTACACGTGACTTTATGCTGATAGTGCGTAAAGGTTCCGATTTGAGCCAGAGCCCAAACAGGGAGTCGAGAACGTCTTGATCAAAAGCTCCGCTGTTGGTGTGGCTTGAAGAGTGGCCAATTCCATTTGGCGCCGGAGTTTGTGCAGCTTGATTGATTTTCTTAGATGACTATCAGTATCAGGTAGTTTTTTCTTTACTGATCTACAATTCTGGATTTTGTAAGTATTAGTCTATATTGATCTATAAGTTTGGCTGCAAATCTGAAAATAAATCATCACTGGCCAAgttaaattgaatattttattcataagaacagataaatcttttgaaaacAAATCTACCTGGTAATATGTATATTGTATGCACTCTCTTAAGAAAAAGGGATTTGCTGCTTTTCTGAGTTGAGTTGTGATTATCTTGTTCTGCTTTTTCATATCTTATGGTAATcactctttcttcttttaacaacTTAATCATGGAATGCTATTTTCTATAAAAGAACAATCTGCAATTATTCTGATTTCATATAGATTAGTCAACAACTTGTATATTAGATCATTAAATAGAATTGACATGTTATGACATTGGAAATTTGGATCACACTTCCAGCTTTATATGTTGTTAAACATATTATATTACTCTTTCTGATCAATGATCCTATTTTCCTGTTTAATTAACTTCTGTCTTTCATTATTTACTATTTTGCAAATCTAGGGTGATATAGATTgagaaatttaatgtttagagagTTCAAGGGAGTTCATGCTTGTCCCAAGTAAAGGCACAAGATAGATAGAATTCTTGCAATGCAAGCAGAATTTTAGAGTCTTATTGAGTATGATGTTGCCCTTATCCTTAtctaaaaatattgaaaaacatGTGGAGATGATATTAGGCCAGTTATGTGAGATCTGGATATCGGTGTTTATGGAGAAAATTAGATGATAGAAAAGAAATTCTTGAGAAATTGCTATGCAGAAGCTGGTTTTAGCATaagggaaatttttttttgacgtagTCATTGGTATATCATTTTCAACATTTCTTTTTCTAAAGTGTTGTTGAAAAGATTATTGAAACTGATTTAGACAGTTGGGATCACCATACGTGCAACTTGAAAGCTTCTGTGAGCTTCTTTGACTATTTCTCTTTGGACTTTGGAGTATTTATGTTGCCAATATTATTGGGTGGATCATTTAATTGTATGTAGGTTGGTTTCCACCcattacattacataatttAGGAGAGAAATAGAAGAAGGGTAAGATAGAAAGCTTAAAATGAAAGGTTTTGCAATTATTCCTTTCAATAATTGAATGATTTGATGTCATTGCTGTGAGACCTAGTTGCAACTCTTGCCTCTAGTCATGTCTTCTCTCTTTAAAAGTAGgttttgctttttgtttgtttgtttgtttgtttctgctactgCAAACCAAGGAAACTGTTGTCTTGATATTGAATATTGATGTTCTGCTACTGCAAAATATCTATAACTCTTGAAATTGAATGATGTTCTGCTATTATAAAACAAAGAAGTTGTGTTGAGCATTGTTCATTGAATGCTTACAAGAACATGATTGTGATTGATAATAACTAATTGCCGATTGCTGAATATTATGAAATAACTGGCATTATTATATACAgtagttattataataatatcagTGAGACAaccttttgtttgtttgatatACCAAGCCGGGTACCAGCTGGAGTTGGCAATGTCATTTTTATGGTAGGGTGATGTTCTCAGCAAGAGAAAAAGATAGTTAAATTGACCAAACTTACATGACTACCTTTTAAGAAACTCTAGAGATATAGTACAGTCATGTTTAAGGGTCTATTTAGTTCAACGAAGAGAGGGAAGGagagaaattttaaaattttgtggtTGGTTCGAAGAGGGCTGAGAGAGattttaatggaaaaaaaaatataaaatcacatTTCTGTAGTATGTaagattacattaattatataaaaaggAATTTAAGTTAAGTCCAAATGTGGaaagaatattattatttgcTCTCCAAATCCCTCCATTTTGGGGAGGTTGCTAAATTGGCTATTCGGAGGGATTTTGCTCCTTTCCCAGCTTAACTCTTAATAATGGAGCTAAAACAACTTAAATTTAAGGACAATTACATGTATAATGTGCATGAATATGCACTTAAAACGTACAATAACTTTTGGAAAACAATCAAATCAAAACCAGCAAACGTGAAGAATGTGTTTACAAACCAGCTCACATAGGTGACTCACATTATGGAACCTGCTAGCTGTGAATTTGCTGTGTTGGTTACAACTGCAATAATTGCAACCAATTCAAGTATTGTATAAGTTAAACTATTTTATGGAGTTTGAATTTCTTTCTTGGACCGTTTGATGGACAATAGTCAATAGGAGCAGCCATTCATTGACAATAAAAGACTTACGTACAACTGAATAGTACATTCTCACCCAAAGCTAGTTTGCACTTGGTAAGTTATGTACTCTACTATTGCAGCATCCTCTTTTATTGTCATTGATTGTTtgcttttttcttatttatggTGTACATTTTTGGGCAATCGTATCCTCTTCTGCAAGTCTATATGCTGCAGAGTTTTCTTGCTTGTAATTAAAGCATTAAAGAAAGATGGATGGATTCAAATCCATTCTAAGATTCTACTGTTCTCTCCTTCAAGAGAAAAAAAAGCCCAATCTTTTTCCACTGAAAATCACTTTGGAAGTACATATCTAGGAGAGCTTATTTGCGCGCCCTCTGAGTTAAGTAGCGAGCAATTCATTACTTAACTAGCTGACACCTCATATACATAAACTTTTTAGAATTTTACAATGctctctacttaagtagagaaccGCGTTAGCTACTGAAAGTATACTTCTAGAATCGTGTGTAGTTTCTAATCCTAGTTTGATTTTCTTGTAGTTTTTCAAATCATTGTGACATGAAAATTTGACTTTAAGTTGTAGTACTGAACACAACACATATACATTAGCAGAAAGAAAAGGTTAGATTAAAACTATAAATGTACAATGATTTTATCAACTGACATTCTcctaaaaaaatcatatacttGAAAAGTATATGTGAAAAGGAGAATATCAAGTATGATGTTAGATTCTATTAGCAGTTCACTAAGTTTTACGACTAAGGATTTGATCCTCTAAAGTAAGATAATCTTCCAACCGAGACAGTCTAAGCATCGGCATAAACTCGAACAACATCGTCTATTTTAGCTTTACATATTGGACATTTTCCACTGTTCCATTGTAACTCATTTGCACATTTCAGACATGCACACATGTGTCCGCACCTGCAAAAAATGTTGTTGACAACATGAATGCTACTTTGTTCTGAAGATtggaaataaataatttaatattaagtTCTTTTAGAAGCAGATATATACCTGTATAGGACTGAGTCAACTTTCATCTTATAGCAAATGCAGCAGTTTCCTTTCTTACCAGCCTTGTTATGTgacttcttttcttctttttcaactGTAAAAGTGTTATATATTCAATACATTTCATGAGGTATTAAGAGGATGCAAAAAAGGACAACAAGCATAAATATATCAGAGAGCTTAATCTACTAGACACATATTCAGCTTTATCACAGAGAAGTTTGTTGAAATAGTAAAGGATTGTTGAGAAAGTGAAAAGTAAATTTGTAGATGCATTTGTGACCTATGGAGAAAACTTGTAtgagaaaattttatttgattttcctTTTGGGTGAAGCAAAATTCTTCTTTTCTGAGCTTGCAGATTGATTGAATTTCAACTAGCATAGTATTCATGTTAGAAATTTAATTTGTCATGCACTACAGAGTAAGAAGCTTATTTTTGTAATCAAGAAATTTAAGTCAATatcttaaaaacaaaacttaatcAAATAGTTCAACTGGTAGAAACTTGAACTGACACAGTCTATGGTTCGGTATTGATTTAAATAGTCGAACCATGACCTAGAGGTCTAGGTGGTTCGATCTCcgatttgatttttaaaacacaTAGCTAGTCTGCAATAACTAGTTAATTATATCTTCTTTGTTTTGGAATTTCATTAACTTAATGAAGAACCTGAAATTCCTAATGATGCATTGACAATTTTGCAGTATGAATATCTTATTGACACAGTTAAAGTatatagtaataaataaaaacctgTTTGCACCCTTTGGTTATTGGATTGTTGTAACTGCATCTGCATCTGCATATCCAAGCAACTCTTTATTGATTTCCTTAGTTCAGTCATCTCTTGATGAAGTTGCTCCATATGGCCTCTCATATCATATATGATATCCATTTCCTGTAAGCACAAGCATTTTGTAATTAACAAAAGATATAAAATAATCATGCGCTAAACATATTTAAGGTAACATTTGATTGATAAACTCACAATTGAATGTTGATTTGTAGATGGGGAGTTTCGCCGACTATCGTGATAGAAAGACGGAGATTGATAAGGTAGTGAAGATGTAGAAGCAACTCTATCAAAATCATCACCAGCTTCATTGTCTCTATAACTCCATGGTGAGGATTGATTAGAATAGTCTCCAACTTCATGATACAAACTACTTGCCAAACTCTTCCCCCCCTGCTCCTCTTCacgctcctcctcctcctcatcatcatcatcatcatcatcttcctcgTCGTCCTCCTCCTCGTTATCATCCTCCTCTTCTTCGTCTTTGTCTTCCTCATTTACCCTATCCTTTTCTTCGTCTACCATTCTCTCTATTCCATTTTCTTGAGAAGTTCTTGCAGAATGCAGGCGTTCTAGGAAAAATGCCATCAACCCTTCATTGTCTTCGTCATCATCATAAGTATTCACTATATGTGTTTGTGTTCCTTTATGAGATTGCAACATTCTATCCATTTTTTCGCGGAAGTCGCTAGAAAGGAAAGTTGACACTGTTCTTCTGTAAACATAATTTACTTATATTAGGATCAATGttaaaagtatatataaaatcatttgaaGAAGCACTTATACATATACAAAGGAAAAGAGTGAAAAAAATTGCAAGTATTTTATACCTTTGAAGAAGCACTTGAATATCCTTATTTCGAGAACCATTGTCAAGGATTTCTCTATACCATGCTTGCCTTTTCTCTTCCCAAAAGCTCCTCGGTCGAGAAATTTCACTGATCCAGTCATGATGATTTTCATCATAAATCTCTTCCACTATCTCTTCATAACTGCTTTCAGCATAATTATGGTTACTTCCTTCCTCTTCTAATGCACAATCATAACTGGTTTCATCACATTGCTGGTTATTTTCCTCTACAGCTTTCTCATTAGCATTTGAATCAGTCATTGAAGTAGTTGGTTCAGCAGTTTCCTTGAAGTAATCATGCTGAGCTTTAAAACATGTTTCTTGAGACATGACATTTGAACTTGGACCATCTTCTTCTCTAGTTTGAGACACCGACTTTTGTGTCGATTCAAAGGATTGACTGGCAGTACCATGAGGAACCTGGCTGCTTGTGTCTTTGCTGATTTGAGCAGCAACGGAAGAGTTTTCCAATTGTGTGATGGTGTTCACTGCCTCCTTACGAGGACTTCGTGTGTTAGCTACTTCTGTCTTGACTGTGCTTTTTTGTTCAACGACAGTGCTAAATTTTTCCCTGCTTTTATAAAGATGTAAGAGATTCAATGCCCgtaattaattttgaatttacgATGAATGCTTCTGTGTTCATGTTATTGAAACTAATACCAGATAAGTTGACAAATGTAAGACTGTGAACAATTAGACATCTCTCTGTCTATAACAAAACTTGTCCAACAAGGTATTCTATCAACCATGACAGAAATAAGAAATTTGTATAGAAATTAACAAACCTTAGTTGCATAATTGCAGATCCATGTGGTTGTACTTGTCTGTTTACTTCAGATGATGTTGATTTCTGTAATAGATTATTGGCTGCTACGCCACGTTGTAATAATCTAAGTCGAAGTACTGCCTGCATTCATGCACAAGATAACACAAAATGAGTTAAAGAAACCGCACACAAGCGAGGTTTTAGAAAAAAAGGTTCATGCCCGTTATTCAGGCCATGACAACAGAATTTTTTATGTTGCCACAACAATTGAGACCATATTAGTTATATTCGATCACAATTCTCTGCAATATAAAGAATCACGAAACGATCACAAATTTAGAACCTTCGACACAAGCACTAACATTACAAAAAAAGGTGcataagaaaaataagaatCCCTTTTATTTTTACCTGAATGCGTCCTCTTTGGGCGAACTTGGAGACCGTTCCACGCTCAGCCAGGTTCTTAAGCTCCCTATGCCTATCATTCTCCAACTGCATAAGTAAATCTTTAAATGCTTGGCGCCCTCTAATTCTTGGTAAACAAGTTACCTGAGGAAAAGCTCTTTGATCTGGAAGTTCTGGCACAAAATCTCTACAAGGAGAGCTTGCCGTAGTGCTACTACCACCCACTTC from Trifolium pratense cultivar HEN17-A07 linkage group LG5, ARS_RC_1.1, whole genome shotgun sequence encodes:
- the LOC123887021 gene encoding fasciclin-like arabinogalactan protein 4, with translation MSKSFILHPQITLTFIFYLLILSPKPSSSLNITALLSTYPDLSQFTALLSAATSLTADLSHRNSLSLLAVPNSFLSTDPNLSHHQLSSSALTDILRYHVLLQFFSWSDLHSLPPSGKLVTTLFQTTGRATNNFGSVNITHDPHSNLVSIHSPAPYSSSNATLISQIKTLPYNVTIFTVNSLLIPYGFDLMASETRPSIRLNISKTLLDAHNFNIISSMLSASGVVNEIEAGEGGSGITLFVPVDKAFAELPSSVALQSLAAAEKIVVLKAHVLRAYYPLGSLQSTANPLQPTLATESMGAGSFTLNISTFNGSVAINTGIVQGVITQTVFDQNPIAIFGVNKVLLPREIFGKNPMESPVDIAAPPPYYDASSPSVLGQDLSSNVASVYCSEFFVFVLCCINLYLII
- the LOC123885603 gene encoding general transcriptional corepressor trfA-like isoform X1, which codes for MASSGVEIASSAPFGCVLRDRNHRDVCRESSKVKATHVAFQRNIKNFVMDHFNTSFSMADSSTTNENNINSSRNNSNNNNNNNESQMNNNNLAKIRLTRNNHNYDVNNNNNKGDKDESPLASLISAKNSRLLDRWAAKQAREMVSTLQNEAELLSIDNNIPVSSETSSIISDECSSDISNLGASSLVQLWEKRLNNSSGSKPSTPMEKTSPNDGTTNATCNNENVYVVEEQRGLELGECFEGQESFSISSFPDWESDKTGDQSRSCSRDQSRWCSAESDRVSVADIIKKLTATSQMQSPPPYFADENDHEVGGSSTTASSPCRDFVPELPDQRAFPQVTCLPRIRGRQAFKDLLMQLENDRHRELKNLAERGTVSKFAQRGRIQAVLRLRLLQRGVAANNLLQKSTSSEVNRQVQPHGSAIMQLREKFSTVVEQKSTVKTEVANTRSPRKEAVNTITQLENSSVAAQISKDTSSQVPHGTASQSFESTQKSVSQTREEDGPSSNVMSQETCFKAQHDYFKETAEPTTSMTDSNANEKAVEENNQQCDETSYDCALEEEGSNHNYAESSYEEIVEEIYDENHHDWISEISRPRSFWEEKRQAWYREILDNGSRNKDIQVLLQRRTVSTFLSSDFREKMDRMLQSHKGTQTHIVNTYDDDEDNEGLMAFFLERLHSARTSQENGIERMVDEEKDRVNEEDKDEEEEDDNEEEDDEEDDDDDDDEEEEEREEEQGGKSLASSLYHEVGDYSNQSSPWSYRDNEAGDDFDRVASTSSLPYQSPSFYHDSRRNSPSTNQHSIEMDIIYDMRGHMEQLHQEMTELRKSIKSCLDMQMQMQLQQSNNQRVQTVEKEEKKSHNKAGKKGNCCICYKMKVDSVLYRCGHMCACLKCANELQWNSGKCPICKAKIDDVVRVYADA
- the LOC123885603 gene encoding putative uncharacterized protein DDB_G0292292 isoform X2 — translated: MASSGVEIASSAPFGCVLRDRNHRDVCRESSKVKATHVAFQRNIKNFVMDHFNTSFSMADSSTTNENNINSSRNNSNNNNNNNESQMNNNNLAKIRLTRNNHNYDVNNNNNKGDKDESPLASLISAKNSRLLDRWAAKQAREMVSTLQNEAELLSIDNNIPVSSETSSIISDECSSDISNLGASSLVQLWEKRLNNSSGSKPSTPMEKTSPNDGTTNATCNNENVYVVEEQRGLELGECFEGQESFSISSFPDWESDKTGDQSRSCSRDQSRWCSAESDRVSVADIIKKLTATSQMQSPPPYFADENDHEVGGSSTTASSPCRDFVPELPDQRAFPQVTCLPRIRGRQAFKDLLMQLENDRHRELKNLAERGTVSKFAQRGRIQAVLRLRLLQRGVAANNLLQKSTSSEVNRQVQPHGSAIMQLREKFSTVVEQKSTVKTEVANTRSPRKEAVNTITQLENSSVAAQISKDTSSQVPHGTASQSFESTQKSVSQTREEDGPSSNVMSQETCFKAQHDYFKETAEPTTSMTDSNANEKAVEENNQQCDETSYDCALEEEGSNHNYAESSYEEIVEEIYDENHHDWISEISRPRSFWEEKRQAWYREILDNGSRNKDIQVLLQRRTVSTFLSSDFREKMDRMLQSHKGTQTHIVNTYDDDEDNEGLMAFFLERLHSARTSQENGIERMVDEEKDRVNEEDKDEEEEDDNEEEDDEEDDDDDDDEEEEEREEEQGGKSLASSLYHEVGDYSNQSSPWSYRDNEAGDDFDRVASTSSLPYQSPSFYHDSRRNSPSTNQHSIEMDIIYDMRGHMEQLHQEMTELRKSIKSCLDMQMQMQLQQSNNQRLKKKKRSHITRLVRKETAAFAIR